From Solanum stenotomum isolate F172 chromosome 2, ASM1918654v1, whole genome shotgun sequence:
CATCACATGTTGCATTAGAGTGCACTCTGCAGTCACATCCTAATATGGTTAGTTTTATCTCTGAGATGTTAAGCTGGTGCTGCACCTTGGACATGGTGCTTCTTATATATTGCGAGTGTTCTTGCTTAATAAATGTTGAGCGATCTTGCAGGTGATTCTTGGAGAGGAGGTAGCTGCATCAAAGCTTACTATTTTTGACATCACACAACAAATTTGTGATGCGGTTCAGGCTAGGGCTGAACATGGTATTGAAGCTACTAGGTTATCATTTTCCTTTAGAGTCATTTTTGAGTTTTCCGGTCAGCTGACTAAGGTTTTGCATTCAGATAAAAATCATGGTGTTATCCTGTTGCCTGAGGGGCTTATTGAAAGTATTCCTGAAGTATATGCTCTATTGCAGGTATGATGcaaaataaattgtttaataAGATATCTTAGCTGCTTTGTTGGAATGTGGATTTGTTATGACATTGCCTTTTCTGATTGACTATGAATTCCAGGAAATTCATGGTTTACTCAGGCAAGGTGTTTCTGCTGATAAGATTTCCTCTCAACTATCACCGTGGGCTTCTGCACTTTTCGAATTTTTGCCGCATTTTATCAGAAAGCAGGTGCAGTTTCTGTACGTGTATAAATTGACTGACTGAAGTTCCATAGGACAGAGCTTACACCCCTAGACTTGTGATTTTGCAGCTTCTCCTACACCCAGAATCAGATGACTCTGCTCAGCTATCACAGGTTACTACACTTGCTGTTTGGACGATGCTGCTTGATGATATATGAACTATCTATCAGTTGATTGTCTTTAATGTTTTCCTTACAGATTGAGACCGAGAAACTTATAGCTCATCTCGTGGAAACAGAAATGAACAAGCGATTGGTAGGTTAATGAAATCAATTAAGTATGTTGTATCTAATGATTCTTTGGGATTGCTAACAAGAGATTGAGTGTAAGTTAGAAGTACAATGTCCCGTAATGATTGAGGATGATGTTTGTGCAGATAAAGATATTTTGAACCCGAGAGTTCTAGGAAGTTACTCAAATTGTCTCTTTCTCCTATTCATGAAAAAAGATTACTTTTTTCCGTTCTGCTTGTTAACTTCAATGGGATGATGTATGATCTGCAAAGGCTCAAACATCAGGTGGATAAATTTCCCCATTgcacaaaattttcatattcagtAATTCTTTAGTTTTCCTCTGATGGAAGTCAGTCCCTGACGATCAAtcattcttttctctttttattttcatcaagaTGTTTCTTGTTACTTTGCTTTAACAGACTATTTGTAGGTGAGagttaaaaggaaaaagactGCAGCTACATACTCTAAAGATACCTGCTCCCGATTTTTTATGTATGACTGCCCTTTTTCTTCTGTTCCTTTACAGAAAGAAGGAACTTACAAAGGAAAGAAATTTAATGCTATTTGCCATTTCTTTGGTTATCAAGCACGGGGATCATTGCCATCAAAGTTTGATTGTGACTATGCCTACGTAAGTTTTGCTGGAGTTTCTATATCTTCTTTCTAATCGTGATTTCAGATGCATAATTCCGACAAAACCAAATGCAGGTTCTTGGTCATGTTTGCTACCATATTTTAGCTGCTGGTCTTAATGGTTACATGGCTACTATTACCAACCTGAAGAATCCTGCCAACAAGTGGCATTGTGGTGCTGCCCCTATATCTGTAAGCAGCTTCTTTGAACTTTTCCGGAGATGCACCCTAAGCTTCCACTTTTTTGAAGTTGCGAATATCCAAAAATGATTTGCTCTGTTCACTGCTTCGTTACTGCAGGCAATGATGACTGTTAAGCGTTATGGTCGTGGTCCCGGTAAAGCATCAATTGGGGTACCTGCTTTGCATCCTGCTACTGTGGATTTGAGGGGCAAATCATATGAGTATGTCAAATTTCTGAAttgttgtttatatatattttcagcTTAAAATGAATGGaacttttgaatttcaaaaggtAGGAAGTAGTAGACATCAAATAAAAAGGAGATGCTTTTAAGAAGTGGCACTCTAAACATGCATTTTGTAAGTAAACTGCTGAAGCAATACGTATCCTCTTGCAGCACCTAATTTCTCTCTTCATTCTGCGCAGGCTGTTGAGTCAAAATGCAACAAAGTTTTTGTTGGATGATGTTTATAGAAACCCAGGTCCCCTCCAGTTTGATGGCCCTGGTGCAGATGCCAAGGCCGTTAGCCTTTGTGTTGAAGACCAGGATTACATTGGCCGTATTAAGAAATTGCAGGAATACCTAGACAAGGTGCTGAATTTTGAAACATCATCTCTTTTTACCAACTTCTGTTGGCTATTCATTTAATGTCTCATTTCTGACTGTGTTATGACAtgctttgttattttattttcaggTGCGTACAATTGTGAAGCCCGGTTGCTCACAAGACGTCCTGAAGGCTGCATTAAGTGCCATGGCATCTGTGACTGACATTCTTTCAGTGATATCGTCACCCTCAAGTGTGAGCACACCATTTTAGATGAGAACCTATCATCTTTTAACATTGAAAAGATTTGGAGGAACTCTTGCTTTTGCGGCTGTTTGCTTAGTTGTTTTTgtgcatttttcttttttcaatcttGTAAAAGCCAAATAATGTTGAGAAGATTATACTACTTTCTGAGAGTTTGTTGAGGGATCCAAATATTCCTGTGCGTTAATAAACTATTACAGTACGTACATATACTCcttcaaatcatttttcttgaCGACTAAATagtgtttagacaatacttGATCGAACTTGACAGTAAAAAATACTTAGTATTAGTGTTTGGatatgaattatatatttaaagtaaAAGCTGAAGATTTAGAAAACAATGGACACGAATTTTATGAGTGCAGTCAGTATTTCACTTAAAATACTCTTCAAGTACTTAAATATGCTAAGGCACTGGTCTGTTTATTCAATGGTTTTTTGAGTTTTCTTATGGTTGTTTATTTGATGAGCAAAGCCCAATTGACATATTCTTCCTGTGTTACATACCGTTAAAAAAATTGgtcaataaataaagaagatgaTGTCCAACAAACCTATGTATGCCTTGTGGGAGTGTCTGCATTTGAAGTTAGAATAGGAGGAATGATACAGAAGTAGAAAAATAGTTGCCTCGAGAGCAAAATATTACTACTATTATTCTGGTGGTATTTGAATTTGCGGAGTGGGCAATTCTTGGTTGAACTCTCATCCTAGGCATCGTCGTCtttctcttcaatttcaaaaaatccACTGCCAGGCTAGGTTCTCTTTGTTTTTCATTCCCTATATTTACCATGAAAAATGCCGTCAAAACATCTTTGCAGAACCAATCAGCCACGGGTTCCATTGCTAACTTCTACGCAGTCCAGCTCCAACTTCTTTGCCGAGAGCAAAAGCATGCCACCTCAGCGTCTGCTCTTCTTCGATCAATCCATGCCAACATGATCACCTCCGGATTCAGCCCGCGTAGCCACATCCTTAATAGCTTAATCAATTTCTATTGCAAAAATTCCGGTCTTGTTTATGCAAAGCACCTATTTGATAGAATTCCCCAACCAGATGTAGTGGCAAGAACAACTATGATTGCTGCATACTCTGCTTCCGGAGAACCCAAGCTTGCAAGAGAGGTTTTTGACAAAACCCCATTAAGTATCCGTGACACTGTTTGTTACAACGCTATGATTACAGGCTATTCACACAACAACGATGGCCATGCTGCtataaaattatttcttgatatgAGGTGGAAAAATTTTCAACCCGATGAGTATACCTACACCTCCGTACTTGCAGCCTTAGCCCTTATAGCTGATCATGAAATGCACTGCCGGCAGCTGCATTGTGCTGTTGCAAAGTCAGGCATGGCCAACTTTAAGTGTGTTGTCAATGCACTTATATCTGTTTATGTCAGATGTGCTTCGTCACCCCTAGCATCATCCTTGCTGTTGATGGACTCAGCTAGCAAGTTGTTTTATGAGATGCCAGAACGGGATGACTTGTCTTGGACTACGATTATCACAGGGTATGTGAAGAATGATGATCTTGATGCTGCTCGGAAGGTGTTTGATGGTATGGATGAGAAGTTGCTTGTGGCATGGAATGCCATGATCTCCGGATATGTGCATAAAGGTTTCATCTTTGAAGCATTAGATATGTTAAGGAAAATGTATTTAGCAGGGATGAAGCCAGATGAGTTTACCTGCACCAGTATCCTCAGTGCTTGTGCCGATGCTGGACTGTTTCTTCTAGGAAAGCAGGTGCATGCTTATGTTAGACGAACAGAAGAGAAAATTCATGTGTCTGTATATAATGCTTTAATAACATTATATTGGAAATGTGGTAGAGTTGATGATGCAAGAAAAGTTTTTGATAATCTAGTTTTTAAGGACCTTGTTTCATGGAATGCAGTTCTATCAGCATATGTGAGTGCAGGGCGGATTAATGAAGCTAAGTTATTTTTTGATGAGATGCCAGAGAAGAATTCCCTGGCATGGACAGTAATGATATCAGGATTAGCACAAAATGGACTTGGAGAAGATGGTCTCAAACTGTTCAACCAAATGAGAGTAAAGGGGATCGAGCTGTGTGACTATGCATTTGCTGGAGCTATTACATCTTGTGCAGTGCTTGGAGCACTAGAAACAGGATGCCAACTCCATGCTCAACTAATCCAGCGTGGTTATGATTCAAGCCTTTCAGCTGGAAATGCATTAGTCACATTTTATGGAAGATCTGGGGTCATTGAAGCTGCACGTAATGTGTTCCTCACTATGCCTTGTGTAGATTTGGTGTCTTGGAATGCATTGGTTGCTGCCTTGGGACAGCATGGATATGGTGTTCAAGCGGTTGAACTTTTTGAACAGATGTTAGATGAAAATATAATGCCTGATAGGATAAGCTTTCTCACGGTTATATCTGCTTGTAGTCATGCCGGATTGGTTGAAAAGGGACGACACTACTTTAATATAATGCACAGTGTTTATAAAATAAGCCCTGGAGAAGATCACTATGCCCGTTTAATTGATTTGTTGTCTCGAGCTGGAAGGTTATTAGAAGCAAAAGAAGTGATCCAGAATATGCCTTATAAACCTGGAGCACCCATTTGGGAAGCTCTTCTTGCTGGTTGCCGAACTCATAGGAACGTGGATTTGGGGGTTGAAGCAGCAGAACAACTCTTTGAGTTGACGCCACAACATGATGGAACCTACATACTTCTAGCTAACACATTCGCTGCTGCAGGCCGATGGGATGACGCTGCTAAGGTGAGAAAACTGATGAGAGACCAAGGGGTGAAAAAAGAGCCTGGATGTAGTTGGATAAAGGTTGAGAATACCGTTCATGTCTTTTTGGTGGGTGATACTGCACATCCTGAAATTCAAGTAGTGTACAACTACCTGGAGGAATTAAGGCTGAAGATGAGGAAAATGGGATATGTTCCAGACACGCAGTATGTGTTGCATGATATGGAGACTGAGCAAAAGGAGTATGCTCTTTCAACTCATAGTGAAAAGCTGGCGGTTGTATTTGGGCTCTTGAAGCTTCCTCGTGGAGCCACAATTAGGGTCTTCAAGAACCTTCGGATTTGTGGTGACTGCCACAATGCCTTCAAGTTCATGTCGAAGGTTGAGGCAAGAGAAATCATCGTCAGAGATGGAAATAGGTTTCATCATTTCAGGGATGGTGAATGCTCATGTGGGAATTACTGGTGAGATACCGGATAAGATTAGAGTCACCTATTGAGTGTCTTTGGTTCCGGAGGTTTGAATATGTCATTCTGGAACCGGTTGTATTGCCAGGGAAAAGTTGCAGCACCTTTGGACAGTAAATGTAAGTCTTCAAAGCCAGGAATGTGCTGCTATCTTGTTTGGCTGTGGCATTTTGAATACAGATCTTCACGGTGAATGTTTCTGGTTTGTGGTTTCCGGGTTGGTGAATGCTCATTGGTACCTTATTGATACTTAAATCAAGATGCATATGCCTTATAGTTATACACAACTGAGTAATTatcaaggaaaataaattacCGCTCCAGAATGCTCCCACTTTGTGAATATTTGCCTTGATTAAAAACTTTGAGTGCCAAAGGGTGGAGAGACTCTCTGCTTGTTTAGTGGTAGAAGAATGATGCAGTTGCAATTTCTAGAATCCTCAAGCACAAAGGTACTAATATCAGAGAAATATGTTCCCATGAAACATGTTTCTGTGTTATGCACTTTATTGAGAGAACTGTTTTATGCactatatatgaaataaattagCTCTGTTCCTGGGGAATTCCCACCCCAGTTTTCTTACCTTAGGATTTAGAttgtaatttgttttatttaaagttGAATGAATTTAATTGAATGAGATTCTCTTTGTAAGGATTTGATACCTGGGTCTAATTCTACTCcaaaaagctagctcatgaggggaggatttGCCAAGTCCATATTAGCAGACCACCAGTCCATTCCCAACCAATGCCCACTCGTACACTCTTTAGGTTCAAGTTGTTATCTTTTTCGACTTTGATGAATTCATTGTTCTGCATTCTCTGTGTCATCTGGTCTTTAATTATAACCACTCACCCGATTTAGCTAGAATTTCATTTTACAAATGGTTTGTTGTGTTCCTTATCTACATGCTGAAAGTTACCTTATTTGCCTGCTTCCACTGACAGATGagatactttttcttttatttcaggAGTACAGCTTACAGTCCATGCAAAGAAGACATCTTCATGTCCTCCACTGATTCCATCTGACAACATCTACCAAATTTAATTGACTATCTTTCACGACCATTGCTTTAAATAAGCATAGGGCTGAAGGCAGACTTGGTTTGCTGCAATTGTCCTTGCGCTGGCACATCTGTCTCTTTAGCAAGTGAACTGCTTTTTCACGTGCCCTAATTGGACTTGTTGAACTCAAGAGTTGCTCTCTGCTTGTGACTGTTCTGATCAGCTGTATGCTTTGTTCAGGATGCTCTGTGCACCAGATATACTTGTATTTGAAGGAGTTTCCCCCCATTATCTGGTGCAGAGTGGCTGATCTTCTTGCTTAACTCAACTAGACCAGCCACACTTTAATCGGAGTTGTTTGAAATGGCTTTATCTAGGCTTGATCCCAGCCACTGAAAATTATTGTTTGTGGGATCACTGAAGTTTTCGTGAACAACAATTGATCTTAGCTAACTGTGAAATCAATCTCGCA
This genomic window contains:
- the LOC125855194 gene encoding pyrophosphate--fructose 6-phosphate 1-phosphotransferase subunit alpha, which encodes MDADYGIPRELSDLQKLRSHYHPELPPCLQGTTVRVELRDATTAADPSGEHTIKRFFPHTYGQPLAHFLRATAKVPDAQIITEHPAIRVGVLFCGRQSPGGHNVIWGLHDALKVHNPKNILLGFLGGSEGLFAQKTLEITDDVLATYKNQGGYDMLGRTKDQIRTTEQVNAAMAACKALKLDGLVIIGGVTSNTDAAHLAEKFAETKCLTKVVGVPVTLNGDLKNQFVEANVGFDTICKVNSQLISNVCTDALSAEKYYYFVRLMGRKASHVALECTLQSHPNMVILGEEVAASKLTIFDITQQICDAVQARAEHDKNHGVILLPEGLIESIPEVYALLQEIHGLLRQGVSADKISSQLSPWASALFEFLPHFIRKQLLLHPESDDSAQLSQIETEKLIAHLVETEMNKRLKEGTYKGKKFNAICHFFGYQARGSLPSKFDCDYAYVLGHVCYHILAAGLNGYMATITNLKNPANKWHCGAAPISAMMTVKRYGRGPGKASIGVPALHPATVDLRGKSYELLSQNATKFLLDDVYRNPGPLQFDGPGADAKAVSLCVEDQDYIGRIKKLQEYLDKVRTIVKPGCSQDVLKAALSAMASVTDILSVISSPSSVSTPF
- the LOC125856312 gene encoding pentatricopeptide repeat-containing protein At1g25360, with translation MKNAVKTSLQNQSATGSIANFYAVQLQLLCREQKHATSASALLRSIHANMITSGFSPRSHILNSLINFYCKNSGLVYAKHLFDRIPQPDVVARTTMIAAYSASGEPKLAREVFDKTPLSIRDTVCYNAMITGYSHNNDGHAAIKLFLDMRWKNFQPDEYTYTSVLAALALIADHEMHCRQLHCAVAKSGMANFKCVVNALISVYVRCASSPLASSLLLMDSASKLFYEMPERDDLSWTTIITGYVKNDDLDAARKVFDGMDEKLLVAWNAMISGYVHKGFIFEALDMLRKMYLAGMKPDEFTCTSILSACADAGLFLLGKQVHAYVRRTEEKIHVSVYNALITLYWKCGRVDDARKVFDNLVFKDLVSWNAVLSAYVSAGRINEAKLFFDEMPEKNSLAWTVMISGLAQNGLGEDGLKLFNQMRVKGIELCDYAFAGAITSCAVLGALETGCQLHAQLIQRGYDSSLSAGNALVTFYGRSGVIEAARNVFLTMPCVDLVSWNALVAALGQHGYGVQAVELFEQMLDENIMPDRISFLTVISACSHAGLVEKGRHYFNIMHSVYKISPGEDHYARLIDLLSRAGRLLEAKEVIQNMPYKPGAPIWEALLAGCRTHRNVDLGVEAAEQLFELTPQHDGTYILLANTFAAAGRWDDAAKVRKLMRDQGVKKEPGCSWIKVENTVHVFLVGDTAHPEIQVVYNYLEELRLKMRKMGYVPDTQYVLHDMETEQKEYALSTHSEKLAVVFGLLKLPRGATIRVFKNLRICGDCHNAFKFMSKVEAREIIVRDGNRFHHFRDGECSCGNYW